A genome region from Glutamicibacter arilaitensis Re117 includes the following:
- a CDS encoding lycopene cyclase domain-containing protein, whose product MFLEMSLIFLIVAAAVFAAGMAVGKQSLRSVAKPLGAAMALMLALTAVFDNLMIAAGLFGYGSGTLTGWRIGLAPIEDFLYAACAVLLIPGLWWLLGFGRTGSTTSASEGSTSRKDGS is encoded by the coding sequence ATGTTTCTTGAAATGAGCTTGATCTTCCTGATCGTCGCGGCAGCCGTATTTGCCGCCGGGATGGCGGTGGGCAAGCAGAGCCTGCGCTCGGTGGCCAAGCCGTTGGGTGCCGCAATGGCGCTGATGCTTGCGCTCACCGCGGTATTCGACAATCTGATGATTGCCGCAGGGCTTTTCGGCTACGGCAGCGGCACGCTGACCGGCTGGCGCATCGGCCTGGCCCCGATTGAGGATTTCTTGTACGCCGCCTGCGCGGTCCTGCTGATACCGGGACTGTGGTGGCTGCTGGGCTTTGGCCGTACCGGTTCCACTACTAGCGCTTCAGAAGGAAGCACAAGCAGAAAGGATGGCTCATGA
- a CDS encoding SDR family oxidoreductase, translating to MSLVAVTGASGYIGGRLVPLLLGKGHQVRVFTRDAQRLRDVPWRGQVEVVEGDLQDPAAVAKLCKDADLVYYLVHSMSSTRQFTAQEKACAQVMAQAAREQGVSQLVYLSGLHPAGALSEHLASRVAVGEILSTSANTLVLQAGLVIGSGSASFEMVRHLSEVLPVMPAPRWVLNRVQPIAIRDALHYLAACADLPRPVHKTYDIGGPSSYTYAQLMKIYAQVAGLREPKIWALPLLTPRLASHWVNLVTPLPRTLASALVQSLQHDCVMGSREIDELIAPPAEGLCDYRRAVQLALEKMDADAVPTSWATAHPVTAPAEPLPSDPDWSGHKAYTDIRRATTTATEAQLFSVLQRLGGESTYFAFPGLWKLRGLLDKLAGGVGSRRGRRSHSTLALGDVLDWWRVEALEENSLLRLRAEMRAPGRAWLDYRIQKGTDGQTELIQRAVFFPRGLAGRCYWWAVYPFHAAIFPATIANIVRAAQKHEAD from the coding sequence ATGAGCCTGGTAGCTGTCACCGGAGCAAGCGGATATATCGGCGGACGCCTGGTGCCGCTGCTGTTGGGCAAGGGGCATCAGGTCAGGGTTTTCACCCGCGATGCGCAGCGGCTGCGCGATGTGCCCTGGCGCGGCCAAGTTGAAGTCGTGGAAGGCGATCTGCAGGATCCCGCCGCAGTGGCGAAGCTGTGCAAGGATGCGGACCTGGTCTACTACCTGGTGCATTCAATGTCTTCAACCCGCCAGTTCACAGCACAGGAGAAAGCCTGCGCGCAGGTCATGGCCCAAGCAGCGCGCGAACAAGGAGTTAGCCAGCTGGTCTACCTCTCGGGCTTGCATCCGGCCGGGGCGCTCAGCGAGCATTTGGCATCGCGCGTGGCCGTGGGCGAGATCCTCTCGACTTCGGCTAATACCCTGGTGCTCCAGGCCGGGCTGGTGATTGGCTCCGGATCAGCCAGCTTCGAGATGGTCAGGCATCTGAGCGAGGTCCTGCCGGTGATGCCAGCCCCGCGCTGGGTGTTGAATCGGGTCCAGCCCATAGCCATCCGCGACGCCCTGCACTATCTGGCCGCCTGCGCAGACTTGCCGCGCCCGGTCCATAAAACCTATGACATTGGAGGCCCTTCCAGTTACACCTACGCCCAGCTGATGAAGATCTACGCGCAGGTTGCCGGGTTGCGCGAACCGAAAATCTGGGCGCTTCCCCTGCTCACCCCGCGGCTGGCCTCGCACTGGGTCAACCTGGTCACCCCCTTGCCCCGCACCCTTGCTTCGGCGCTGGTCCAGTCCCTGCAGCATGATTGCGTAATGGGTTCCCGGGAGATCGATGAACTCATTGCCCCGCCCGCCGAAGGATTATGCGACTACCGCAGGGCCGTGCAGCTGGCATTGGAGAAGATGGATGCGGACGCGGTGCCAACCAGCTGGGCTACTGCGCATCCGGTGACCGCTCCGGCAGAGCCGCTGCCCTCGGATCCGGATTGGTCCGGACACAAGGCCTATACCGATATCCGCCGGGCCACCACGACCGCAACCGAGGCACAGCTGTTCAGCGTGCTGCAACGGCTCGGCGGAGAATCAACGTATTTCGCTTTCCCCGGCCTGTGGAAGCTGCGCGGCCTGCTGGACAAGCTGGCCGGCGGAGTAGGCTCCCGGCGTGGCAGGCGCTCGCACAGCACCCTGGCGCTGGGAGATGTGCTGGACTGGTGGCGCGTGGAAGCCTTGGAGGAGAACAGTTTGCTGCGCTTGCGCGCGGAAATGCGGGCACCTGGACGGGCATGGCTGGATTACAGAATCCAGAAGGGCACCGATGGGCAAACCGAATTGATCCAGCGGGCCGTGTTCTTCCCACGAGGCCTTGCCGGACGCTGCTACTGGTGGGCGGTATACCCCTTCCATGCAGCTATCTTCCCGGCTACCATCGCGAACATCGTCCGCGCGGCGCAAAAGCACGAGGCCGACTGA
- a CDS encoding tryptophan-rich sensory protein: MSSSPDYPSTSPPTRAPSVSWTLPVITAIALVLAIAVSFIGSGALGGTPIQQAAGGYLGADSTLLAPAGPAFSIWSVIYTGLAVYGIFQLTAAGRRSDWAASLRVPALLSALLNAAWITVVQLGLLGMSFAVIFILVAYLAWMLTIMVSRTPSSRTEYWIMWLTFGIYLGWVCVASIANTSAWLLSLGFGENASWAPGLAVALLAVAVAIGLGTSAYSGRIFTALAMAWGLAWIGQSRLAGSNQSELVGYAALACAALLLLGSIAIAWRKRGVPAP, encoded by the coding sequence ATGAGCAGTTCTCCGGATTACCCAAGCACCTCCCCTCCAACCCGCGCACCTTCAGTGTCCTGGACGCTGCCGGTGATCACCGCAATTGCCTTGGTGCTGGCCATCGCAGTCTCCTTCATCGGAAGCGGCGCACTGGGCGGCACCCCGATCCAGCAAGCAGCCGGAGGATACCTGGGCGCCGATTCAACGCTCTTGGCTCCCGCCGGACCAGCCTTCTCGATCTGGAGCGTGATCTACACAGGGCTGGCCGTCTACGGAATCTTCCAGCTCACTGCCGCGGGACGGCGCTCGGACTGGGCAGCCAGCCTGCGCGTCCCGGCATTGCTTTCCGCATTGCTGAACGCGGCTTGGATTACCGTGGTCCAGCTGGGCCTGCTAGGTATGAGCTTCGCGGTGATCTTCATCCTCGTGGCATACCTGGCCTGGATGCTGACCATCATGGTGTCCCGAACCCCGAGCTCGCGCACCGAATACTGGATCATGTGGTTGACCTTTGGCATCTACTTGGGCTGGGTCTGCGTGGCCAGCATCGCCAACACCTCTGCCTGGCTGCTCTCACTGGGTTTCGGCGAGAACGCATCCTGGGCGCCAGGGCTGGCCGTAGCCTTGTTGGCAGTGGCAGTAGCAATCGGGCTTGGCACCAGCGCCTACTCGGGCAGGATCTTCACTGCCTTGGCCATGGCCTGGGGATTGGCTTGGATTGGCCAGAGCCGGCTGGCCGGCAGCAACCAGTCTGAATTGGTCGGGTACGCAGCGCTGGCATGCGCCGCGCTTTTGCTGCTCGGGTCCATCGCCATCGCCTGGCGCAAGCGCGGGGTGCCAGCGCCATGA
- a CDS encoding prenyltransferase — MIRGIVASSRPISWVNTAYPFAAAYLLAGGGVDWKFILGTVFFLFPYNLLMYGVNDVFDYESDMRNPRKGGIEGAVLSKQSHKALLIACTVCSLPFLIVLAAGGDAASNITLAVSIFAVLAYSAPRLRFKERPGLDSLTSAVHFVSPAVYGWVLAGSAVQAEQWMVFLAFLLWGMASHALGAIQDIIPDRQGGLGSIATVLSARKTIYLVLACYLLAGGLVAVGVSGIGRWAAVLSLPYVLNVLPHLGISDASSGTVNRGWKRFLWINYLCGFLLTMLLIFSAFFTY; from the coding sequence ATGATCCGCGGAATTGTGGCCAGCTCCCGGCCGATCTCCTGGGTGAATACCGCTTACCCCTTTGCGGCGGCCTATCTGCTGGCTGGCGGGGGAGTCGACTGGAAATTCATTCTCGGCACGGTATTCTTCCTGTTTCCCTACAACCTGCTGATGTACGGGGTGAACGATGTCTTCGACTACGAGTCGGATATGCGCAATCCGCGCAAGGGAGGAATCGAGGGGGCGGTGCTTTCCAAGCAGAGTCACAAGGCGCTGCTCATCGCATGCACGGTGTGCTCGCTGCCTTTCCTCATCGTGCTTGCTGCCGGCGGCGATGCAGCATCCAATATCACGCTGGCAGTTTCCATCTTCGCAGTGCTGGCTTATTCGGCACCGAGGCTGCGTTTCAAGGAGCGGCCGGGCCTGGACTCGCTGACCAGCGCTGTGCACTTTGTCTCGCCGGCTGTCTACGGGTGGGTGCTGGCCGGTTCGGCCGTGCAGGCGGAGCAATGGATGGTTTTCTTGGCGTTCTTGCTGTGGGGGATGGCAAGCCATGCTCTGGGGGCCATCCAGGATATTATTCCGGACCGCCAAGGCGGGCTGGGCTCGATTGCCACCGTGTTGTCGGCTCGCAAGACCATCTACCTGGTTCTGGCCTGCTACCTGCTGGCCGGCGGGCTGGTGGCTGTGGGTGTTTCGGGGATTGGCCGCTGGGCGGCAGTGCTGTCGCTGCCCTATGTGCTCAACGTCCTACCGCATCTTGGAATCAGCGACGCAAGCTCGGGTACGGTTAATCGAGGTTGGAAGAGATTCCTCTGGATCAATTACCTGTGCGGTTTCCTGCTGACCATGCTCCTGATCTTTTCAGCGTTTTTCACCTACTAG
- the bcp gene encoding thioredoxin-dependent thiol peroxidase, with product MSTPEKTSRLTAGDQAPDFTLQDAAGNSVAPADYRGKKTIVYFYPAASTPGCTKQACDFRDSLESLQGLGYAVVGISPDKIAKLEKFVAKEELNFPLLSDEDHSVAEAYGAWGEKKNYGKVYEGLIRSTIVVDEEGKVALAQYNVRATGHVAKLRRDLGIDPK from the coding sequence ATGAGTACTCCCGAGAAGACTAGCCGTCTAACCGCCGGTGACCAGGCCCCTGATTTCACCTTGCAGGACGCTGCCGGCAATTCGGTAGCCCCGGCAGATTACCGCGGCAAGAAGACCATCGTGTACTTCTACCCAGCAGCATCCACCCCGGGCTGCACCAAGCAGGCCTGCGACTTCCGTGATTCGCTCGAATCCTTGCAAGGCTTGGGCTATGCAGTAGTGGGAATTTCCCCAGACAAGATCGCCAAGCTGGAAAAGTTTGTCGCCAAGGAAGAGTTGAACTTCCCGCTGCTCTCCGATGAAGACCATTCCGTAGCTGAGGCTTACGGAGCATGGGGAGAAAAGAAGAATTACGGCAAGGTATACGAGGGCTTGATTCGCTCCACCATCGTGGTGGACGAAGAGGGCAAGGTTGCATTGGCTCAATACAACGTGCGTGCCACCGGGCACGTAGCCAAGCTGCGCCGTGACTTGGGTATTGACCCCAAGTAG
- the idi gene encoding isopentenyl-diphosphate Delta-isomerase codes for MDVILLSEEGQRIGTCPKELVHTTDTVLHQAFSCHVRNEAGEVLVTRRALSKVTWPGVWTNSFCGHPQPGESFEEAIARHAMHELGFKVSTIEPALPDFRYRAVDASGIVENEICPVFTAVIDSEITANPDEVMDYCWVDPAKLGQALRATPWAFSPWLVMQAKGIALYAA; via the coding sequence ATGGACGTCATTTTGCTTTCGGAGGAAGGCCAGCGGATTGGCACCTGCCCGAAAGAATTGGTTCACACCACCGATACCGTGCTGCATCAGGCATTCTCCTGCCATGTGCGCAATGAAGCAGGCGAAGTACTGGTGACGCGCCGTGCGCTGTCCAAGGTGACCTGGCCAGGAGTTTGGACGAACTCCTTCTGCGGGCATCCGCAGCCCGGTGAAAGCTTTGAAGAGGCCATTGCGCGCCATGCGATGCACGAACTCGGTTTCAAGGTCTCGACTATCGAGCCGGCGTTGCCGGACTTCCGCTATCGGGCCGTGGATGCCTCGGGAATCGTGGAAAACGAAATCTGCCCGGTTTTCACTGCAGTTATCGACAGCGAAATCACCGCAAACCCGGATGAAGTCATGGACTACTGCTGGGTGGATCCGGCAAAGCTCGGCCAAGCCCTGCGCGCCACTCCGTGGGCCTTCAGCCCGTGGCTGGTCATGCAGGCAAAGGGCATCGCACTCTACGCCGCGTAG
- a CDS encoding MarR family winged helix-turn-helix transcriptional regulator, whose protein sequence is MECSPPLNSSEVFRMLLSLHRSYELCETRLRHRLDLNDTDLRAVNLLRSMQTPSSGQLARELGVSSAGITSVLDRLEARGLIERKHHPADRRRTMVAAGPRFPEATGPGQVLLRGVHKFYAQLDPPGRRNLAELLQQARTELDQSGTTSDENQATPDKSFQ, encoded by the coding sequence ATGGAATGTTCACCTCCGCTGAACAGCTCGGAAGTCTTCCGGATGCTGCTCAGCCTCCACCGGTCCTATGAACTGTGTGAAACGCGCCTGCGCCACCGGCTTGACCTGAACGATACAGACCTGCGCGCGGTGAACCTGCTGCGTTCCATGCAAACACCCAGCTCCGGTCAGCTGGCACGTGAACTGGGCGTTTCCTCGGCAGGAATCACCTCGGTGCTGGACCGGCTCGAGGCCCGAGGGCTAATAGAGAGAAAGCACCATCCAGCGGACAGGCGGCGCACGATGGTGGCCGCAGGGCCCCGATTCCCGGAAGCCACCGGCCCAGGGCAAGTGCTGCTGCGCGGCGTGCACAAGTTCTACGCGCAACTGGATCCCCCTGGGCGCAGGAATCTGGCAGAGCTGCTGCAACAGGCCCGCACAGAGCTGGATCAGAGTGGAACGACCAGCGATGAAAACCAAGCAACCCCCGACAAATCCTTTCAGTAG
- a CDS encoding MarR family winged helix-turn-helix transcriptional regulator: MAAKDLSTMYGLSESDPEQKLINRAGMSASDLEQIDRIMAEMGRMRQIERRIMRSSQEFMKLNETDMRALRKIISAKHAGRSVTPGELSQYLGISSASVTKMIDRLEAHGHVLRTKHPTDRRSQCVEVTEETHLAARDQVGRHHAKRFEAASRLSSEERDVVIKFLAGTSDAMESSLGSPLDDDAR; encoded by the coding sequence ATGGCAGCGAAGGATCTGTCCACCATGTATGGGCTTTCCGAATCCGACCCCGAGCAGAAGCTGATCAACCGGGCGGGCATGTCCGCGTCGGATCTGGAGCAAATCGACCGGATTATGGCTGAAATGGGCCGGATGCGCCAGATTGAGCGCCGGATCATGCGCAGCTCCCAGGAATTCATGAAGCTCAACGAGACTGATATGCGCGCACTCCGCAAGATCATCTCTGCCAAGCACGCAGGAAGATCGGTCACCCCAGGCGAACTGAGCCAGTATCTGGGAATTTCCAGCGCCTCGGTCACCAAGATGATTGACCGCTTGGAGGCCCATGGCCATGTGCTGCGCACCAAGCATCCTACCGACCGCCGTTCCCAGTGCGTCGAGGTGACTGAGGAAACCCACTTGGCGGCTCGCGATCAAGTCGGACGCCATCATGCCAAGAGGTTCGAAGCTGCCAGTAGGCTCAGCAGTGAAGAACGCGATGTGGTGATCAAGTTCCTTGCCGGCACCTCGGATGCCATGGAAAGCAGCCTTGGTTCTCCTTTGGATGATGACGCCCGCTAA
- a CDS encoding 2-hydroxyacid dehydrogenase, with product MSSQRTISFPTQELIDAVGPIPENLKAVLWDLENEPRTPLEDIEIAVLPYMASPQRLKNIRQAPNLKIVQTQNTGYDGMVDLIGDRADINTAAGVHAAATAEMAIGLAIASLRGYPQAVRDQQSGHWNPQQWPGLADRTVALVGVGGIGEEIRKRLEPFEVNLLRFGSTARTDDHGQVFATADLAARAAEIEVLILIVPLNESTHHLVDAELLAQLPDGATVVNVARGPVVQTEAIVAEVASGRLNMASDVFDPEPLPADHPLWQHPNALVIPHNGGNTKAFFPRMVKLLKKQVQSWAAGHDGENLVHRS from the coding sequence ATGAGCAGCCAACGAACAATTTCATTCCCGACCCAAGAACTCATCGACGCAGTCGGTCCCATTCCAGAAAACCTCAAAGCTGTGCTCTGGGACTTGGAGAACGAACCCCGGACCCCACTGGAGGATATTGAGATTGCAGTCCTTCCGTATATGGCATCCCCGCAACGGCTCAAGAACATCCGCCAGGCGCCAAACCTGAAGATCGTTCAGACCCAAAACACCGGCTACGACGGAATGGTTGACTTGATCGGTGATCGCGCCGACATCAACACGGCTGCCGGCGTCCATGCGGCAGCTACCGCCGAGATGGCCATCGGCTTGGCCATCGCTTCCTTGCGCGGCTACCCCCAGGCTGTTCGCGACCAGCAATCCGGGCATTGGAATCCACAGCAGTGGCCTGGCTTGGCTGACCGCACCGTGGCATTGGTAGGCGTTGGCGGCATCGGAGAAGAAATCCGCAAGCGCCTGGAACCCTTTGAAGTGAATCTGCTTCGCTTCGGCTCTACTGCTCGAACCGATGATCACGGACAGGTTTTCGCCACCGCAGATCTTGCAGCGCGTGCCGCCGAGATCGAAGTGCTGATCCTGATCGTTCCGCTCAACGAATCGACCCATCACCTGGTGGATGCAGAACTGCTGGCCCAGCTTCCAGACGGTGCGACAGTAGTCAACGTTGCACGCGGCCCGGTAGTGCAGACCGAGGCGATAGTGGCAGAAGTTGCTTCAGGTCGCTTGAACATGGCCTCGGATGTCTTTGATCCAGAGCCGCTACCGGCCGATCATCCATTGTGGCAGCACCCCAACGCCCTGGTCATTCCGCATAACGGAGGCAACACCAAGGCATTCTTCCCTCGCATGGTGAAGCTTCTCAAGAAGCAGGTCCAATCCTGGGCAGCTGGGCACGACGGCGAGAACCTCGTGCACCGCAGCTAA
- a CDS encoding polyprenyl synthetase family protein, with protein MHTATHLAQPATAISAAIGSGLIDGPTRQKISDRLEEIAIQAQRRSAAYSAQTALLWSRISKSLATGKLMRPSLVMLGYRAFGGGNEARAIDLGCAFELLHAALLIHDDVVDRDFMRRGKATISALYRDQASASGRSLADAEHAGNSVGIIAGDLLISEAIKLAARAAAGSDSEAGVEQAFFEAIEQAGAGELEDLLYSLGSAAATTSQVLRMEQMKTAAYSFQLPLQAGALLAGAHPGQAEAIGAVGCQLGVAYQIIDDVLGTFGDPAQTGKSIESDLREFKSTILLALASEDKEFAALLSGFREGKVDAGRIRHELAAHGTERFARQLAKQLCSRATGSSAFLDLPEEARTLLHQCSALILERSS; from the coding sequence ATGCATACCGCAACACACTTGGCTCAGCCGGCCACAGCCATCAGCGCGGCAATCGGCTCCGGGCTCATCGATGGACCTACCCGGCAAAAAATCAGCGACCGGCTGGAGGAGATCGCTATCCAGGCCCAGCGGCGCAGCGCCGCCTACTCGGCGCAGACCGCACTGCTCTGGTCCCGCATTTCCAAAAGCCTGGCTACCGGCAAGCTCATGCGACCTTCGCTGGTGATGCTCGGCTACCGGGCGTTTGGCGGCGGCAATGAGGCGCGCGCCATCGACCTGGGCTGCGCTTTTGAGCTGCTGCACGCGGCACTGCTGATCCATGACGACGTGGTGGACCGGGACTTCATGCGCCGTGGGAAAGCGACAATCTCAGCGCTGTACCGCGACCAGGCATCAGCCTCCGGCCGCAGCTTGGCCGATGCCGAGCATGCGGGAAATTCCGTCGGGATCATCGCCGGAGACCTGCTGATCAGCGAAGCGATCAAGCTCGCTGCCCGGGCCGCGGCCGGAAGCGACAGCGAAGCGGGTGTGGAGCAGGCCTTCTTCGAAGCCATCGAGCAAGCAGGAGCCGGAGAACTAGAGGACCTGCTCTACTCGCTGGGATCAGCCGCCGCCACGACCAGCCAGGTGCTGCGCATGGAGCAGATGAAAACGGCGGCCTACTCCTTCCAGCTACCCCTGCAGGCAGGAGCCCTGCTGGCCGGTGCCCATCCCGGGCAGGCAGAGGCCATCGGCGCAGTGGGCTGCCAGCTGGGAGTCGCCTACCAGATCATCGATGACGTGCTGGGCACCTTCGGTGATCCGGCGCAAACCGGGAAGTCAATTGAATCGGACCTGCGCGAATTCAAGAGCACCATCTTGCTGGCCCTGGCCAGCGAGGACAAGGAATTTGCCGCGCTGCTGAGCGGATTCCGCGAAGGGAAAGTGGACGCAGGCCGGATCCGCCATGAGCTGGCCGCCCACGGCACCGAGCGCTTCGCCAGGCAGCTGGCAAAGCAGCTGTGTTCCAGGGCCACCGGATCCTCGGCCTTCCTGGATCTGCCCGAAGAAGCACGGACGCTCTTGCACCAATGCAGCGCCCTGATCCTGGAACGGAGCAGCTGA
- a CDS encoding lycopene cyclase domain-containing protein — translation MIYLGTLVFLLVCMGLLDAKGKLFIFRHPLRGFLALALGTGFFVFWDVLAIRAGIFLHKESQFMTGIMVGEQFPLEEVFFLVFLCYCSMIAFTGLPVAARALRNRRLDTVGRRQGGSHVS, via the coding sequence ATGATCTACCTGGGCACCTTGGTATTCCTGCTCGTCTGCATGGGACTGCTGGACGCAAAGGGCAAGCTCTTCATCTTCCGGCATCCGCTGCGCGGGTTCCTGGCCTTGGCGCTGGGTACCGGTTTCTTCGTGTTCTGGGACGTGCTGGCAATCAGGGCAGGAATTTTCCTGCACAAGGAATCACAGTTCATGACCGGGATCATGGTTGGCGAGCAATTTCCGCTGGAGGAAGTCTTCTTCCTGGTGTTCCTGTGCTATTGCTCCATGATCGCCTTTACCGGGTTGCCTGTGGCGGCCCGGGCACTGCGCAATCGGCGCCTGGATACCGTGGGGCGCAGGCAGGGAGGAAGCCATGTTTCTTGA
- a CDS encoding phytoene/squalene synthase family protein, with protein MTREFSSTDTTGTAALEHYSRAASRSARVVLGEYSTSFSLACRLLDASSAGHIANIYALVRLADEIVDGVAFQAGLDDPAIGACLDELEAETLRAMDRGYSTNMVVHAFAITARATGIKAELTTPFFASMRADLSTGEHDARSLQEYIYGSAEVIGLMCLQVFAAMPGAPQLNRAEEQRTKLAARSLGAAFQKVNFLRDLAQDSQELGRTYFPGMDPEGFDEQGKALLVAQINQDLAAARAGLPYLAPQAARAVCLAHDLFQELNVQLEKVPAAALLRTRISVSAPRKAMIALRVLLGAGTPSHHKLRMEVSSR; from the coding sequence ATGACCCGGGAATTCTCGAGTACCGATACCACCGGCACCGCCGCCTTGGAGCACTACTCGCGTGCCGCCTCGCGCAGCGCAAGGGTAGTGCTGGGCGAATACTCCACCTCCTTCTCGCTGGCCTGCAGGCTACTGGATGCCTCCAGCGCCGGGCATATCGCCAACATCTATGCGCTGGTGCGCCTAGCCGATGAGATTGTGGACGGAGTGGCCTTCCAAGCCGGCCTGGATGATCCTGCCATCGGTGCGTGCCTCGACGAGCTGGAAGCAGAAACCCTGCGCGCCATGGACCGCGGATACAGCACCAACATGGTGGTCCACGCTTTTGCCATCACGGCCCGGGCCACCGGCATCAAAGCCGAGCTCACCACCCCGTTCTTCGCCTCCATGCGCGCGGACCTGTCTACAGGGGAGCATGATGCGCGCAGCTTGCAGGAGTACATCTACGGCTCGGCTGAAGTCATCGGGCTGATGTGCCTGCAGGTCTTCGCGGCAATGCCCGGCGCCCCGCAGTTGAACCGCGCCGAAGAACAACGCACCAAACTCGCTGCCCGCAGCCTGGGCGCGGCCTTCCAGAAGGTCAACTTCCTGCGCGATTTGGCGCAAGACAGCCAAGAACTGGGCAGGACCTATTTCCCGGGCATGGACCCGGAAGGCTTCGATGAGCAGGGCAAGGCCCTGCTGGTAGCCCAGATCAACCAAGACCTCGCCGCGGCCCGCGCCGGGTTGCCCTACCTGGCCCCGCAGGCAGCCCGCGCGGTGTGCCTGGCCCATGACCTGTTCCAGGAGCTGAACGTTCAGCTGGAGAAGGTTCCGGCCGCCGCTTTGCTGCGTACCCGCATTTCGGTCTCTGCGCCGCGCAAGGCGATGATCGCCCTGCGCGTGCTGCTGGGCGCCGGCACCCCCTCGCACCACAAGCTAAGAATGGAAGTATCAAGCAGATGA
- the crtI gene encoding phytoene desaturase family protein, whose amino-acid sequence MNHQDQEVVVIGGGFSGLASAGLLAARGCKVTLIEQQEHPGGRSGRLEREGFRFDTGPSWYLMPEVFDHWFRLMGTSTAEQLDLRELPTGYRVFFQNRQAPADFGIGAAASDLFETLEPGSAPALERYLRTAKEGYELALEHFLYDDFHSLKSLLDPRILRRAPQLAKLLSTSLQSHVARRFASNEIRQVLGYPAVFLGSSPEKTPALYQLMSHLDLADGVKYPMGGFAAVADAMAQLARKHGAQIQLGATATAIETSTGKNLAVSAVRWIDANGTLHRTPATKVIGAADVRHLEGELLPESLQTHTAKSFARKDPGPSAVLLCLGIKGKLPQLEHHNLLFTEDWSENFSRIRQGRELEPETSIYVCKPSATDPGTAPEGCENLFILVPAPALPEWGIGAADGQGDAAVEAVAEAAIDQLSAWARIDDLRERIVVRQSIGPGDFAQQYGAYRGGALGLAHTLGQSAMLRPGNRSAKVEGLYYAGSTVRPGIGVPMCLISGELAAKAVLGIKDAGPMPENRSVMRAQEAGA is encoded by the coding sequence ATGAACCACCAAGACCAAGAGGTCGTTGTCATTGGCGGCGGGTTCTCCGGCCTGGCCAGTGCCGGGCTGCTGGCGGCCCGGGGCTGCAAGGTCACCTTGATTGAACAGCAGGAGCATCCTGGCGGGCGCTCCGGGCGCCTGGAGCGCGAGGGATTCCGCTTCGATACCGGGCCTTCCTGGTACCTGATGCCCGAGGTCTTCGATCACTGGTTCAGGCTCATGGGCACCAGCACCGCCGAACAGCTTGATCTGCGCGAACTGCCCACCGGCTACCGCGTCTTCTTCCAGAACCGCCAAGCACCAGCGGACTTCGGAATCGGCGCTGCAGCCAGCGACCTGTTCGAAACCCTGGAGCCAGGCAGCGCACCGGCACTGGAGAGATATCTGCGCACCGCCAAGGAAGGCTATGAACTGGCCTTGGAGCATTTTCTCTACGACGATTTCCATTCGCTGAAATCGCTGCTTGATCCAAGGATCCTGCGCCGGGCTCCGCAGCTGGCAAAGCTGCTGTCCACCAGCCTGCAGAGCCACGTGGCGCGCCGCTTCGCCAGCAATGAAATCCGCCAGGTGCTCGGCTACCCGGCAGTGTTCCTGGGATCAAGCCCGGAGAAAACCCCGGCCCTCTACCAGCTGATGAGCCACCTGGACCTGGCCGACGGGGTGAAATACCCGATGGGCGGCTTCGCCGCCGTAGCCGATGCCATGGCGCAACTGGCACGAAAGCACGGGGCGCAAATCCAGCTGGGCGCCACCGCAACAGCCATTGAAACCAGTACGGGGAAGAACCTGGCGGTCAGCGCGGTGCGCTGGATCGACGCAAACGGCACGCTGCACCGCACACCGGCAACCAAGGTCATCGGTGCGGCCGATGTCCGCCACCTGGAAGGCGAGCTGCTGCCCGAATCGCTGCAGACCCATACCGCAAAGAGCTTCGCGCGCAAGGACCCTGGACCCAGCGCGGTGCTGCTCTGCCTGGGAATCAAGGGCAAGCTGCCGCAGCTGGAACACCACAACTTGCTGTTCACCGAAGACTGGTCGGAGAATTTTTCGCGCATCCGCCAAGGAAGGGAACTGGAGCCGGAAACCAGCATCTATGTCTGCAAGCCCAGCGCCACCGACCCGGGCACCGCACCGGAAGGCTGCGAGAACCTGTTCATCCTGGTTCCAGCTCCGGCATTGCCAGAATGGGGGATTGGTGCGGCAGATGGCCAAGGCGATGCGGCCGTCGAAGCGGTCGCGGAGGCGGCCATCGACCAGCTCTCGGCCTGGGCACGCATCGATGATCTTCGCGAGCGGATCGTGGTGCGCCAGAGCATCGGACCGGGCGACTTCGCACAGCAGTACGGCGCCTATCGCGGAGGCGCGCTGGGCCTGGCCCACACCCTGGGGCAAAGCGCGATGCTGCGCCCGGGCAACCGCAGCGCCAAGGTGGAAGGGCTGTACTATGCCGGCAGCACCGTGCGCCCGGGAATCGGCGTGCCGATGTGCCTGATCAGCGGGGAGCTGGCCGCGAAAGCGGTGCTGGGGATCAAGGACGCCGGCCCGATGCCTGAAAACCGGTCTGTCATGCGCGCGCAGGAGGCAGGAGCATGA